Proteins found in one Hirundo rustica isolate bHirRus1 chromosome 9, bHirRus1.pri.v3, whole genome shotgun sequence genomic segment:
- the SHISAL2A gene encoding protein shisa-like-2A, producing the protein MSAECSSYLNADKVLVSGFSCPRAGGDARAVFCCGFQDVKYCCDDPHSFFPYEHSYMWWLSVGALVGLSIAAVVLFAFIITVCVLCYLFISTKPRSKLDTGLSLQMADSEARGSSIC; encoded by the exons ATGAGCGCCGAGTGCAGCAGTTACCTCAACGCCGACAAGGTGCTGGTGAGCGGGTTCAGCTGCCCGCGGGCTGGCGGCGACGCCCGCGCCGTTTTCTGCTGCGGCTTCCAGGACGTCAAGTACTGCTGCGATGACCCCCACAGCTTCTTCCCCTACGAGCATAGCTACATGTGGTGGCTCAG TGTTGGAGCACTCGTGGGCCTGTCAATAGCAGCAGTGGTCCTCTTTGCTTTCATCATCACTGTGTGTGTTCTGTGTTATTTGTTTATCAGCACCAAGCCACGCAGCAAACTGGACACTGGTTTGAGCTTACAGATGGCAG ACAGTGAGGCCAGAGGGAGTTCGATATGTTAA